CAACGAGGAGTACATCGGCGTCTAGTGATCGGCCAGTCCGACCGATCCCGGCCCGCCGTCGGCCACGGGGCGTTCGTCGACGTACAGGAACCCGAGCGCGACGACGAACAGCCACTTGCACACCTCGTAGACGACGCCCCGGGCGAAGCGAACGTCGAGGGCCGGCGCGCTGCCGGGTGAGAGCCACGCCAGGACACCGAACAGGCCGACGAGGGCGGCCAGAATCGTGCCCGCGAAGAGGGCGGTGCAGAGCAGCGCACTGACGACGGTCCAGCGGGCGTGCCGGACCGCTCGCCAGCCGAGGCGACCGGCGAACGTGGGGCGCGCGCGGTCGATCACGGTGGCAGGGACGATCAGCGTCGAGGACACCAGCAGGTAGAGCAGGAGGGGGTAGAGCGGGACCAGGTACAGATCGATCGCGCCAGCGGTCCAGGGTCCCGGACCGAACCCCGCGACGGTCCCGCCGAGCAGAGCGACCAGCGTGAGCGTCCCCATCGAGATCGGGAGCAGTGGAATGGCGACGACACCGGATCCGACGACGGTCCCCTGGACGAACGAGATCGGCGACTGGGGATCGACGCCGGTCCAGTCGGCGACGGCGAGGTAGGTGACCGCGAGCACCGGACAGGCGACCACGAACTTGACCGCAAGCAGTTCCAGCGGCGTGAGATAGGCGGGTGCGAGCGCCGTGAGTACGCCGACGGCCAGATACAGCGCAGCGAGGGAGAGCTGATCGGTCAGAAAGCGGATCGAGCGGATCTGCAGGGAGACAGCGTGGCGGACCGGGACCGGAAGCGACGCGACGGCGGCCCAGATCCGGTCGGACCGCGGTTCGGGTCGCGGAGTCGTCATCGGCCCCGGACGGCGAGTACGATCGCCAGCGCTGTCCCTCGCCCCTGTCGATCCCCCGTCATATCTGAACTGTTCACTCGAGTGTACAAAATACCACTCCCTCACAAGATAGGATTCCCACGTCGCGCGGGTTCGTCTTCTGGCCAGTCGTCTGTCGGCGGTGGTCGTGTCGCTCGCTGTATCGGACGATGACAGGGCTTCGAGATAAATGAACCAGTGTTGTCACTTTCCGCGGCGGATCACGCCCACGATGCCGTGCTGAACTCGACGACGGGGCGGTTCCGTTGCGTTTAAATAGACCCTGGCAATACGAGTGAGTACAGATCGTGTAGGGGCTGCGGGCCCCGAGTCCGATCGAGACCGTTGGTCTCGCAGGGCGGACATACAACAGAAAAGCGGGTCGTGGTAGCCAAGTCTGGCCCAAGGCGCAGGGTTGCTAACTCTGTGGCGTCAAGCCTCCGGGGTTCGAATCCCCGCCACGACGCTCACCGACAACGGTTACACATGAGTGCAGAAGACCCACCCGAGGACGAGAACGCGGAGGAAGAAGAGGAGGACATCCGCTATTTCGTCCGTATCGGACAGACCGACCTCGACGGGACGAAATCCGTCGAGCGAGCACTGACTGACATGAACGGTATCGGACACCGGGCCGCCCGGATCATCATCGAGAAGACGGACATCGACCGTCGCGAAGTCTTCGGCAAGCTCGAAGACGAGGAGATCGAGGAGATCGTCGGCCTCGTGGAAGGGTTCGCCGAGGAAGTCCCGGAGTGGATGACCAACCACCAGTCGGACTTCTTCTCGGGGGAGACCACCCACGAGATCGGCAACGATCTCAACATGACCCGCCGGCAGGACATCAACCGGATGAAGATGATCGACTCCTACCGCGGGGTTCGCCACAAGCGCGGACAGAAGGTCCGCGGACAGCGCACGAAGTCCACCGGTCGTACCGAGGGGACCATCGGCGTCAACGTCGAGGCGATCAAGGAAGAGCAGGCCGAGGAGGCCGCCGGCGAAGAGGAGGGAGGTGAAGAGTAATGCCACTCGGAACGAAGACGAAACTCTACGAGACACCGAACCACCCGTTCCAGGGTGAACGTATCGCCGACGAGCACGACCTCGTCGCTCGCTACGGACTCAAGAACAAAGAGGAACTCTGGCGCGCCCAGTCGGAACTGCGATCCTACCGGCGTGAGGCCCGCCAGCTGCTCGGTGCCGCCCAGGGCGACGCCGAAGCCGCCGAGAGCCAGGAGTTCCTGGCCCGGCTGAAGAAACTCGGCATCCTCAACGACGAGGACGACCTGGACGCCATCCTGTCGCTGGACGTGACCGACGTGCTGGAGCGTCGCCTCCAGACGGTCGTCTACCGCAAGGGCCTGGCCAACACGGCCAAGCAGGCCCGCCAGTTCATCGTCCACGGACACGTGACGGTCGAGGGAAGTCGCGTCACCGAGCCCTCGCGGAAGGTCGCCGTCGCGGAAGGTGACCTCGTCGAGTTCGACAGCACGAGTCCGCTGACGGACGAACTCCACCCCGAACGCGCGGAGGAACAGTAACATGCCAGAGGAAGGACCAGACGACATCTGGGGCATCGCCCACGTGCACGCATCGTTCAACAACACGATCATCACGATCACCGACCAGACCGGCGCGGAGACGCTCGCGAAGTCTTCCGGCGGGACGGTCGTCAAGCAGAATCGCGACGAGGCCTCGCCGTACGCGGCCATGCAGATGGCCGAGACGGTCGCAGAGGAAGTCCTCGCGCAGGGCGTCGAGGGCGTCCACGTTCGCGTGCGCGGTCCCGGCGGGAACCAGCAGACCAACCCCGGTCCGGGCGCGCAGGCGACGATTCGCGCGCTGGCACGAGCCGGCCTGGAGATCGGTCGTATCGAGGACGTGACACCCACCCCGCACGACGGGACGCGCGCACCGAAGAACAGCGGGTTCTAACACATGGCACCGGACTACGACGTGGAGTTCATCGACCGGGGCGATCGCAACCGCGAGGCACGGTTCCTCGTGCGTGACGTGAGCCCCGCGTTCGCGAACGGGATCCGGCGGGCGATGATCGCCGACGTGCCGACGCTCTCGATCGACGAGGTGCGGGTCATCGAGAACTCGTCGGTCATGTTCGACGAGCAGATCGCGCTTCGGCTCGGGCTGGTCCCGCTGACCACGCCCGACGACTACGAGATCGGGGAGACGGTCACGCTCGCGCTGGACGTCGAGGGGCCGGGAACCGCCTACTCGGGCGACCTGGTCAGCACCGACGACCGCGTCGAGCCGGCCGACAAGAACGTCCCGATCATCGACCTCAAGGACCCGGAAGGATCCGAGACCCCCCAGCGCCTCGAAGTCGAGGCCGACGCGGTCTACGACGTGGGTCGGGAACACGCCAAACACCAGGGCGGCGTGGCGGTCGGTTACCGTCACCTTCAAACTGTGGAGGTCGTCGGCGACGCCGACGAGTTCGGCGACGACGACCCGCACATTCTGCGGGGCGTGATCGAGGAGAGCGAGGCGTCCCACGCCTCGGCAACGTCGAGCGGCGACGAGCCGCGAGACGGCGAACTGATCCCGACCGAGGAGTTCGACCACGACCTGACCCAGCGGTATCCGGGGAAGGAGGTCGAAGTCAACGACGTGCCAAACGCCTTCGTGTTCCACGTCGAGACCGACGGTTCGATGTCGGTCGACGATCTGGTGACGGCGGCGGTGGACACGATCCACGACCGGGCCGACGAACTGAAAGACGCAGTACAGCTATAATGAACGACACTGCCCCACACCGACATGACGCCCCCCGTCCCCTGAAGAGCGGCCGGGCCGACCGGTGGACAATCGAAAGCTGTTT
This Halorientalis sp. IM1011 DNA region includes the following protein-coding sequences:
- a CDS encoding 30S ribosomal protein S4, coding for MPLGTKTKLYETPNHPFQGERIADEHDLVARYGLKNKEELWRAQSELRSYRREARQLLGAAQGDAEAAESQEFLARLKKLGILNDEDDLDAILSLDVTDVLERRLQTVVYRKGLANTAKQARQFIVHGHVTVEGSRVTEPSRKVAVAEGDLVEFDSTSPLTDELHPERAEEQ
- a CDS encoding 30S ribosomal protein S11, with protein sequence MPEEGPDDIWGIAHVHASFNNTIITITDQTGAETLAKSSGGTVVKQNRDEASPYAAMQMAETVAEEVLAQGVEGVHVRVRGPGGNQQTNPGPGAQATIRALARAGLEIGRIEDVTPTPHDGTRAPKNSGF
- a CDS encoding 30S ribosomal protein S13, whose protein sequence is MSAEDPPEDENAEEEEEDIRYFVRIGQTDLDGTKSVERALTDMNGIGHRAARIIIEKTDIDRREVFGKLEDEEIEEIVGLVEGFAEEVPEWMTNHQSDFFSGETTHEIGNDLNMTRRQDINRMKMIDSYRGVRHKRGQKVRGQRTKSTGRTEGTIGVNVEAIKEEQAEEAAGEEEGGEE
- a CDS encoding DNA-directed RNA polymerase subunit D, whose translation is MAPDYDVEFIDRGDRNREARFLVRDVSPAFANGIRRAMIADVPTLSIDEVRVIENSSVMFDEQIALRLGLVPLTTPDDYEIGETVTLALDVEGPGTAYSGDLVSTDDRVEPADKNVPIIDLKDPEGSETPQRLEVEADAVYDVGREHAKHQGGVAVGYRHLQTVEVVGDADEFGDDDPHILRGVIEESEASHASATSSGDEPRDGELIPTEEFDHDLTQRYPGKEVEVNDVPNAFVFHVETDGSMSVDDLVTAAVDTIHDRADELKDAVQL